One window of the Archangium primigenium genome contains the following:
- a CDS encoding zinc-dependent alcohol dehydrogenase gives MKALCWHGKNDVRVDSVPDPKIQHPRDAIIKVTSTAICGSDLHLLDGFMPTMKSGDVLGHEFMGEVVEVGSSVKNLQVGDRVVVPFTISCGECFFCQKGLFSCCDVSNPNKEIAAKAMGQSPAGMFGYSHMMGGFAGGQAEYVRVPYADVGPLKVPAALKDEQVLFLSDIYPTGYMAAENCGIEQGDTVAVWGCGPVGLFAIKSAWMLGAGRVIAIDRVPERLRLAETQGKAETLDFSEVDVHDKLLRLTKGRGPDRCIDAVGTEAHTHGSIDAVMDTVKVATHLGTDRPHVLRQAIMACRKGGTVSIPGVYVGLLDKIPFGAAMNKGLTMKMGQTHVHRYLKPLLEKVETGEIDPSFVITHRLKLADAPKAYEMFRAKKDACIKVVMTP, from the coding sequence ATGAAAGCGCTTTGCTGGCACGGCAAGAATGACGTTCGCGTGGACTCGGTACCGGATCCGAAGATCCAGCATCCCCGCGACGCCATCATCAAGGTGACGTCCACCGCCATCTGCGGCTCGGACCTGCACCTGCTCGACGGCTTCATGCCGACCATGAAGTCCGGCGACGTGCTCGGCCACGAGTTCATGGGCGAGGTGGTGGAGGTGGGCTCGAGCGTGAAGAACCTCCAGGTGGGGGACCGCGTCGTGGTGCCCTTCACCATCTCCTGTGGCGAGTGCTTCTTCTGCCAGAAGGGCCTGTTCTCCTGTTGTGACGTGTCCAACCCGAACAAGGAGATCGCGGCCAAGGCCATGGGCCAGTCGCCCGCGGGCATGTTCGGCTACTCGCACATGATGGGTGGCTTCGCGGGCGGCCAGGCCGAGTACGTGCGCGTGCCGTACGCGGACGTGGGCCCGCTCAAGGTCCCCGCGGCGCTCAAGGACGAGCAGGTGCTCTTCCTGTCGGACATCTACCCCACGGGCTACATGGCCGCGGAGAACTGCGGCATCGAGCAGGGGGACACCGTGGCCGTCTGGGGCTGCGGCCCCGTGGGCCTGTTCGCCATCAAGAGCGCGTGGATGCTCGGGGCCGGGCGGGTGATCGCCATCGACCGCGTGCCCGAGCGCCTGCGGCTGGCGGAGACGCAGGGCAAGGCGGAGACGCTCGACTTCTCCGAGGTGGACGTGCACGACAAGCTCCTGCGCCTGACCAAGGGCCGGGGCCCGGATCGCTGCATCGACGCGGTGGGCACCGAGGCCCACACCCACGGCAGCATCGACGCGGTGATGGACACGGTGAAGGTGGCCACCCACCTGGGCACGGATCGGCCGCACGTGCTGCGCCAAGCCATCATGGCGTGCCGCAAGGGCGGCACCGTGTCCATCCCGGGCGTGTACGTGGGCCTCCTGGACAAGATTCCGTTCGGCGCGGCCATGAACAAGGGCCTGACCATGAAGATGGGCCAGACGCACGTGCACCGCTACCTCAAGCCGCTGCTGGAGAAGGTGGAGACGGGGGAGATCGACCCGTCCTTCGTCATCACGCACCGGCTGAAGCTGGCGGACGCGCCCAAGGCGTACGAGATGTTCCGCGCCAAGAAGGACGCCTGCATCAAGGTCGTGATGACGCCGTGA
- a CDS encoding class I SAM-dependent methyltransferase, translated as MKPGEPSETALWMAHARAAHQVIDAAPHVLEDPIAPRLLTERQRAELTEQDSATTFRSSRPIRAFGVARSRYTEEALARAVAAGVRQYVVLGAGLDTFAYRNPFPHLRVFEVDHPATQAWKRERLGAAGIALPDTVTYAPVDFESHPLAEGLAAVGFAPDAPAFFSWLGVVIYLPRESFQSTLGYIAARPPGSGVCLDYLTTREEMRPVQQRSLDAVTQQVDRIGEPLRLMFPRAEMAAELTRRGLTDLEDLNGEDLRARYFAQRTDGLDPSVSVGRLVSAWIRAR; from the coding sequence ATGAAGCCCGGAGAACCCAGCGAGACCGCGCTTTGGATGGCTCACGCGCGCGCGGCCCATCAGGTCATCGACGCGGCGCCGCACGTCCTCGAGGACCCCATCGCCCCTCGCCTGCTGACCGAGCGGCAACGGGCGGAGCTCACCGAGCAGGACAGCGCGACGACCTTCCGCTCCTCGCGGCCCATCCGGGCCTTCGGGGTGGCGCGCAGCCGCTACACGGAGGAGGCGCTCGCGCGGGCGGTGGCCGCCGGGGTGCGGCAGTACGTGGTGCTGGGCGCGGGGCTGGACACCTTCGCCTACCGCAATCCTTTCCCGCACCTGCGCGTCTTCGAGGTCGACCACCCCGCCACCCAGGCGTGGAAGCGCGAGCGGCTCGGCGCCGCGGGCATCGCCCTGCCCGACACCGTCACCTACGCCCCGGTGGACTTCGAGTCCCACCCCCTCGCGGAGGGCCTGGCCGCCGTGGGCTTCGCGCCCGATGCGCCCGCGTTCTTCTCCTGGCTGGGCGTGGTGATCTACCTCCCCCGGGAGTCCTTCCAGAGCACGCTCGGGTACATCGCCGCGCGGCCGCCGGGCAGCGGCGTGTGCCTGGACTACCTCACGACGCGCGAGGAGATGCGCCCGGTGCAGCAGCGGTCGCTGGACGCGGTGACCCAGCAGGTGGATCGGATCGGCGAGCCCTTGCGGCTCATGTTCCCGCGCGCGGAGATGGCGGCCGAGCTCACCCGCCGGGGGCTGACGGACCTGGAGGACTTGAATGGCGAGGACCTCCGGGCCCGCTACTTCGCCCAGCGCACCGACGGCCTGGACCCGAGTGTCTCGGTGGGCCGGCTCGTCAGCGCGTGGATCCGCGCGCGCTGA
- a CDS encoding LVIVD repeat-containing protein, which yields MTCSRLVPLTLLVLSLALGGCEPPPPPTPPGPGAADDAGGKTPSDAGTEPGLDGGTDGGTEPEWDGSAVPLEEVGNWPEDTGPFATCRALTAGTGNCGLSSFDLSTCDTASLARVPDEGVHVLLHRQAAFNFYASLLTLRGDGGTPSIGTRPAIAERQGDARAYSVTTSSFPDGGTRRTGVALCESSAEGVFTGCYASCRNGQVITQGTFRSRRMNGARGEGAASGLELVSENPVDVGTPADVYVHRGHAYVVSLNRGPRLGGLTVFDVRNPAAPVLLKTVQFEGDNYWNGVWAQGDALYVASAQRGVLVFDITTPAEPRLVSNLPGGVANNHTVFVDGDRLYATIDESVVLFDIANPLQPVELHRYAPEGYYTYPHDMFAVGDRLYVNFADIGFYVVDVKDPRAPVTLGAYTYALQYSHANAVGVFAGRTLVFEGGEGVGEHLRVLDITDPTRMVKIGRFQLRPEVSIHNLLLVGKKLYVAWYQEGVRVLDVSNPTQPRQTAYYNTFRETDPNRGESYYEGAIGIRVPGDGFIYTVDTSRGLLLLRER from the coding sequence ATGACCTGTTCTCGTCTCGTTCCGCTCACCTTGCTCGTGCTGTCCCTGGCGCTTGGGGGTTGTGAGCCGCCCCCGCCGCCGACGCCCCCGGGGCCGGGCGCGGCGGACGACGCGGGCGGCAAGACGCCCTCGGACGCGGGCACGGAGCCTGGCCTGGATGGCGGCACGGACGGGGGCACGGAGCCCGAGTGGGATGGGAGCGCGGTGCCGCTCGAGGAGGTGGGCAACTGGCCCGAGGACACCGGGCCGTTCGCGACGTGCCGGGCCCTCACGGCGGGCACGGGCAACTGCGGCCTGTCCAGCTTCGACCTGTCCACGTGTGACACGGCCAGCCTGGCGCGGGTGCCCGACGAGGGGGTCCACGTGCTGCTCCACCGGCAGGCGGCCTTCAACTTCTACGCCTCGTTGCTCACGCTGCGGGGGGATGGCGGCACGCCGAGCATTGGCACCCGTCCGGCGATCGCGGAGCGGCAGGGCGACGCGCGGGCCTATTCCGTGACGACGAGCAGCTTTCCGGATGGGGGCACGCGGCGCACGGGCGTGGCGCTGTGCGAGTCCTCCGCGGAGGGCGTGTTCACGGGCTGCTATGCGAGCTGCCGCAATGGCCAGGTCATCACCCAGGGCACCTTCCGCTCCCGGCGCATGAACGGGGCGCGGGGCGAGGGCGCCGCCTCCGGTCTGGAGCTCGTCTCGGAGAACCCCGTGGACGTCGGGACGCCCGCGGACGTGTATGTCCATCGGGGCCATGCCTACGTGGTGTCCCTCAACCGCGGGCCCCGCCTGGGCGGGCTCACGGTCTTCGACGTGCGGAACCCTGCCGCGCCCGTGCTGCTGAAGACCGTGCAGTTCGAGGGCGACAACTACTGGAATGGCGTCTGGGCCCAGGGCGATGCCCTCTACGTCGCCAGCGCCCAGCGGGGCGTGCTCGTCTTCGACATCACGACGCCCGCCGAGCCTCGTCTGGTGAGCAACCTGCCCGGAGGCGTCGCCAACAACCACACCGTCTTCGTGGACGGCGACCGGCTCTACGCCACGATCGACGAGTCGGTGGTCCTCTTCGACATCGCCAACCCCCTCCAGCCCGTCGAGCTCCACCGCTACGCGCCCGAGGGCTACTACACCTATCCCCATGACATGTTCGCCGTGGGCGACCGGCTCTACGTCAACTTCGCGGACATTGGCTTCTACGTAGTGGACGTGAAGGATCCCCGCGCCCCGGTCACGCTCGGCGCGTACACGTATGCCTTGCAGTACAGCCATGCGAACGCGGTGGGCGTCTTCGCGGGCCGCACGCTCGTCTTCGAGGGCGGTGAGGGCGTGGGCGAGCACCTGCGCGTGCTGGACATCACGGACCCGACGAGGATGGTGAAGATCGGCCGCTTCCAGCTCCGCCCGGAGGTCTCCATCCACAACCTGCTCCTGGTGGGCAAGAAGCTCTACGTCGCCTGGTACCAGGAGGGCGTGCGGGTGCTGGATGTCTCCAACCCCACCCAGCCCCGGCAGACCGCGTACTACAACACCTTCCGGGAGACGGACCCCAACCGGGGCGAGTCCTACTACGAGGGCGCCATCGGCATCCGCGTGCCCGGGGATGGCTTCATCTACACGGTGGACACCTCGCGCGGCCTGCTCCTGCTGCGCGAGCGCTGA
- a CDS encoding uracil-DNA glycosylase family protein, whose product MAVWLEAEVRQVKPRMILCLGATAAQSFLGPGFRINLSRGQVFETPWAQAWMATFHPAALLRMPDERARAQARLHFEEDVRRAAETLRALA is encoded by the coding sequence ATGGCTGTGTGGCTGGAGGCGGAGGTGCGGCAGGTGAAGCCACGCATGATTCTCTGCCTGGGGGCCACGGCGGCGCAGTCCTTCCTGGGGCCGGGCTTCCGCATCAACCTGAGCCGGGGGCAGGTGTTCGAGACGCCCTGGGCGCAGGCGTGGATGGCCACGTTCCACCCCGCGGCGCTCTTGCGCATGCCGGACGAGCGCGCGCGGGCCCAGGCGCGCCTGCACTTCGAGGAGGACGTGCGCCGGGCGGCCGAGACCCTGCGCGCCCTGGCCTGA
- a CDS encoding S8 family serine peptidase — MFSASGFGIWSTIKPDVVEFGGNYSVNNQTEPVSLSFPVEVCPPLVRATRFPPSPEWDRDLIGTSFAAPKVAHIAAALQSLFPEDSAQTCRALIAQSARWPSWAQHLSEDKLIAVLRTLGFGVPSLERATQNDEFRVTLKTSGRQTVRAREALVYEVAVPDSLRAPGLNSRILIEVTLAYAARPRRTRRNLRGYLSTWVDWKSSRLGESAQSFVNRILHDQQDVEADGEGSIPWVIGERIDNGYLPGIRRNAGTLQKDWAVVSAYQLPSSFCVAVVGHPGWDKDPNASATYSLAVSFESLERDVSIYEPIRIQQEIAVDAYVGAGGA; from the coding sequence ATGTTTTCTGCTTCAGGTTTTGGGATCTGGTCTACGATTAAGCCAGATGTTGTCGAGTTTGGAGGCAACTACTCTGTAAACAATCAAACGGAGCCTGTATCTCTCTCCTTCCCTGTGGAGGTTTGTCCTCCGCTCGTAAGGGCAACACGCTTCCCCCCCAGTCCCGAGTGGGACCGCGATTTGATTGGAACGTCGTTTGCTGCACCCAAAGTGGCACACATCGCAGCTGCGCTTCAGTCGTTGTTTCCGGAAGATAGTGCTCAGACATGTCGTGCACTGATTGCTCAGTCTGCCCGATGGCCAAGTTGGGCTCAGCATCTTTCCGAAGACAAGTTAATTGCAGTGCTCAGAACGTTGGGCTTTGGTGTGCCGAGTCTTGAGCGCGCGACTCAGAATGATGAATTCAGGGTAACTCTGAAGACGAGCGGCCGACAAACTGTTAGGGCTAGGGAAGCCCTCGTCTATGAGGTGGCAGTGCCAGATTCTTTACGGGCTCCAGGATTGAATAGTCGGATTTTAATTGAAGTGACGCTTGCTTATGCTGCGCGGCCTCGTAGGACGAGAAGGAACCTGCGCGGATACTTATCGACATGGGTTGACTGGAAGTCGAGCCGACTTGGTGAGTCCGCACAGTCGTTCGTTAATCGAATTTTGCATGATCAGCAAGATGTCGAGGCTGATGGCGAAGGTTCGATTCCTTGGGTTATTGGTGAACGTATCGATAATGGTTATTTACCTGGGATAAGAAGAAACGCGGGAACCTTGCAGAAGGATTGGGCTGTGGTCAGTGCCTACCAGTTGCCCTCGTCTTTTTGTGTGGCTGTCGTCGGACACCCAGGTTGGGATAAGGATCCCAATGCAAGTGCGACGTACTCCCTGGCCGTCTCATTCGAGTCGCTTGAGCGAGATGTCTCGATTTATGAGCCTATTCGAATTCAGCAGGAAATTGCTGTTGATGCTTACGTGGGCGCAGGAGGTGCGTAG
- a CDS encoding S8 family peptidase, with amino-acid sequence MKRVQALRGAVEQSRAAEGLPVLPAAGPMLLRVDPDADVDYIRSSFGLEVVSEQENGFVVAVTPDFDFSKLEQCVDKFVKGKRGGGSAAKLYELYGQDEAVLRPERLLSEGLYALWPRIVEDGIYLVDIGIECLGSVELPDPPEKKEEEEDSRFLNRLAAWQRKRDAVYVKWDELKMEREELLERFVNAYEGEIVSNVDGGVGGFSELPDRFTARVRISGRGLRDVVLNMPYVFEVVEPQDVMSHPGLSAVRTAGAQSVAILAPSDDAPRVCVIDSGIQEEHRLLSAAIDTAVSLSYVPGDPDVSDRVRPGGHGTRVAGAVLFPFSIPVTGAVAAPFWIQNARILNEENQLPKGLFPPSTLTAIVERLNSSSPSTKIFNHSVSSYFPCRLRHMSAWAASIDMLSAVHDVLFVQSAGNLPALETRTNRLGIINHLQSGRTYPRFLLEDSCRIADPAQSLHALTVGSIAYGAPHSGDHVA; translated from the coding sequence ATGAAACGCGTTCAGGCACTCCGTGGCGCAGTCGAGCAAAGTCGTGCCGCGGAGGGGCTTCCTGTCTTGCCGGCAGCTGGGCCGATGCTGTTGAGAGTCGATCCTGATGCTGATGTTGACTACATTCGCAGTTCATTTGGCTTGGAGGTTGTTAGCGAACAGGAGAATGGATTCGTTGTTGCTGTTACTCCAGACTTTGATTTTTCTAAGCTTGAGCAGTGTGTAGACAAGTTTGTTAAAGGGAAAAGAGGGGGCGGCAGCGCTGCGAAGCTGTACGAATTGTATGGTCAAGACGAAGCCGTATTGCGCCCAGAGCGCCTTCTTTCAGAAGGGCTTTACGCTCTTTGGCCTAGGATTGTTGAGGACGGTATATACCTTGTCGATATAGGCATAGAGTGCCTCGGAAGTGTTGAGCTTCCTGATCCTCCTGAGAAAAAGGAAGAAGAGGAAGACTCACGCTTTTTGAATCGACTTGCGGCGTGGCAGCGTAAGCGTGACGCTGTTTATGTGAAGTGGGATGAACTCAAGATGGAGCGTGAAGAACTTCTTGAGCGCTTTGTTAATGCGTACGAAGGAGAGATTGTAAGTAATGTGGATGGTGGGGTAGGTGGTTTTTCTGAGTTGCCAGATAGGTTTACGGCGCGAGTACGAATAAGTGGAAGAGGACTTCGCGATGTCGTGCTGAACATGCCGTATGTTTTCGAGGTGGTGGAACCACAAGATGTAATGAGTCATCCGGGCTTGAGTGCTGTCCGAACTGCTGGTGCACAATCCGTTGCCATTCTGGCGCCGTCGGACGACGCTCCTCGTGTTTGTGTGATCGATAGCGGTATCCAAGAGGAACATCGGCTTCTGTCTGCGGCTATCGACACTGCTGTGTCGCTGAGTTACGTTCCTGGGGATCCAGACGTATCAGATCGAGTGCGTCCTGGTGGCCATGGCACCAGAGTCGCGGGTGCTGTGCTTTTCCCTTTTTCGATACCCGTAACTGGAGCAGTTGCTGCGCCTTTTTGGATACAAAATGCGCGTATTCTGAATGAGGAAAATCAGTTGCCCAAGGGGCTTTTTCCTCCATCCACGCTCACGGCTATTGTTGAGAGGTTAAACTCTTCTTCGCCTAGTACTAAGATATTTAACCACTCGGTTTCGAGTTATTTCCCGTGCAGGCTTCGGCATATGTCAGCGTGGGCTGCGTCTATAGATATGCTGTCGGCGGTGCATGATGTGTTGTTTGTGCAGTCGGCCGGTAATCTTCCTGCTCTTGAGACGCGAACAAATAGATTGGGTATCATCAACCATCTTCAATCAGGTCGAACCTACCCACGCTTTCTTCTTGAGGACTCATGCCGAATTGCGGACCCTGCTCAAAGTCTGCATGCGCTGACGGTCGGCTCGATTGCCTATGGTGCGCCTCACAGCGGAGATCACGTGGCTTGA
- a CDS encoding AAA family ATPase, producing MHSDTLKRLFRAIGNRSWSDVTQVSQVILSEEKKKGHTQLVKQLQGIFDGASIAPPLAQDSSRKVSALSELPRNRRSNQVLMSKVPLDRLRRHMVLRSDIDNRLGRIEKEFAASERLSRFGLRNKQKILLYGPPGCGKTLAAERLAFGVGLPLFKVRFDAVMSSLFGESASNLRQVFDAAEDTPCVLLLDECDFVARTRLQQNDVGEAPRIVNTFLQMLDDYNGRGLVVATTNLHTVLDSAVFRRFDESIEMPPPETGQVEELLRSTLSSIDASVDIRWQEIEEQLLGQSAATIVRVAQEAAKESILSGGRVVEQKHFARALSALARGP from the coding sequence GTGCATTCAGACACCCTCAAGCGACTGTTTAGAGCCATCGGCAATCGCTCTTGGAGCGATGTCACTCAGGTCTCCCAGGTAATCCTCTCTGAAGAGAAGAAAAAGGGACACACGCAGCTTGTGAAGCAGCTTCAGGGGATATTTGATGGTGCGAGCATCGCGCCACCCCTGGCACAAGATTCCTCCCGTAAGGTGAGTGCACTCAGCGAACTGCCGCGAAACCGTAGAAGTAACCAAGTTCTGATGTCTAAGGTGCCACTTGATCGCTTACGGCGCCACATGGTTCTTCGCTCAGACATCGACAATCGACTTGGTCGAATCGAGAAAGAGTTCGCGGCTAGTGAACGATTGTCTCGTTTTGGTCTTAGGAATAAACAGAAGATTTTGCTGTATGGGCCGCCTGGGTGTGGCAAAACGCTTGCGGCGGAGCGTTTGGCGTTTGGTGTTGGGTTGCCCTTGTTTAAGGTTCGTTTTGATGCGGTTATGTCTAGCCTGTTCGGGGAGTCTGCGTCGAACCTTCGGCAGGTATTTGATGCCGCAGAAGATACGCCCTGTGTGCTTCTGTTGGATGAGTGTGATTTCGTGGCGCGAACAAGGCTACAGCAGAACGATGTTGGTGAGGCTCCGCGAATTGTTAATACGTTTTTGCAGATGCTAGATGACTACAATGGTCGTGGGCTCGTTGTCGCCACAACCAATCTGCACACTGTTTTAGACTCAGCTGTCTTCCGCAGATTCGATGAGTCGATAGAGATGCCACCTCCTGAAACTGGGCAAGTCGAAGAATTGCTTCGCTCTACACTGTCATCAATCGATGCTTCTGTTGATATCCGTTGGCAGGAGATTGAAGAGCAGTTGCTAGGGCAGTCTGCGGCGACCATTGTTCGTGTTGCTCAAGAGGCAGCGAAAGAAAGCATTTTGTCTGGGGGACGGGTAGTTGAGCAAAAGCACTTTGCGCGTGCGCTCTCCGCACTGGCGCGTGGACCTTAA
- a CDS encoding UdgX family uracil-DNA binding protein (This protein belongs to the uracil DNA glycosylase superfamily, members of which act in excision repair of DNA. However, it belongs more specifically to UdgX branch, whose founding member was found to bind uracil in DNA (where it does not belong), without cleaving it, appears to promote DNA repair by a pathway involving RecA, rather than base excision.): protein MRVEVSDLASFREAARGLLVRGVPPDKVLFTEERERQASLLGADTVASSAPVAGLSVPPAFLDLAERVACHRSPERWGGLYRVLWRLTHGERKLLEVVSDEDVYRLHTLAKAVQRDAHKMKAFVRFRKVDREGEEYFIAWHRPDHLIVRHVAPFFARRFPSMRWSILTPDASVSWDRERLTYGPGVPRSEAPEGDALEEMWSTYYASTFNPARLNVRAMRAEMPQKHWATLPEARLIPELVRGAPERTAKMVRPRMEVSDASLYLPEHQDLASLARAAHGCKACPLHERATQTVFGEGPVDARLMLVGEQPGDNEDREGRPFIGPAGQLLDEVLAGVGLDRQQLYVTNAVKHFGWMEGDEKKRLHAKPGRREVLACKAWLEAEVRQVKPRMILCLGATAAQSFLGPGFRINLSRGQVFETPWAPAWMATFHPSALLRMPDERARAQARLHFEEDVRRAAETLRAMR from the coding sequence ATGCGGGTGGAGGTGTCGGACCTGGCGTCCTTCCGCGAGGCGGCGCGCGGCCTGCTCGTGCGGGGCGTGCCGCCCGACAAGGTCCTCTTCACCGAGGAGCGGGAGCGGCAGGCGTCCCTCCTGGGGGCGGACACGGTGGCGTCGAGCGCTCCGGTGGCCGGGCTGAGCGTGCCCCCGGCGTTCCTGGACCTGGCCGAGCGCGTGGCGTGTCACCGCTCCCCCGAGCGCTGGGGCGGGCTCTACCGGGTGCTCTGGCGGCTCACCCACGGCGAGCGCAAGCTCCTGGAGGTGGTGAGCGACGAGGACGTGTACCGCCTGCACACGCTCGCCAAGGCGGTGCAGCGCGACGCGCACAAGATGAAGGCCTTCGTGCGCTTTCGGAAGGTGGACCGGGAAGGGGAGGAGTACTTCATCGCCTGGCACCGGCCGGACCACCTCATCGTGCGCCACGTGGCGCCCTTCTTCGCGCGGCGCTTTCCCTCCATGCGCTGGAGCATCCTCACCCCGGACGCGAGCGTGTCCTGGGACCGGGAGCGGCTCACCTACGGGCCCGGGGTGCCGCGCTCGGAGGCGCCCGAGGGGGACGCGCTGGAGGAGATGTGGAGCACGTACTACGCCTCCACCTTCAACCCGGCGCGCCTCAACGTGCGGGCCATGCGCGCGGAGATGCCCCAGAAGCACTGGGCGACCCTGCCCGAGGCTCGGCTGATTCCGGAGCTGGTGCGCGGCGCCCCCGAGCGCACGGCGAAGATGGTGCGCCCGCGCATGGAGGTCTCCGACGCGAGCCTGTACCTGCCCGAGCACCAGGACCTGGCCTCGCTGGCGCGAGCGGCGCACGGGTGCAAGGCGTGTCCGCTGCACGAGCGCGCCACCCAGACGGTGTTCGGCGAGGGCCCGGTGGACGCGCGATTGATGCTCGTGGGCGAGCAGCCCGGCGACAACGAGGACCGGGAGGGGCGGCCCTTCATCGGCCCGGCGGGCCAGCTCCTGGACGAGGTGCTCGCGGGAGTGGGGCTCGACCGCCAGCAGCTGTACGTCACCAATGCGGTGAAGCACTTCGGCTGGATGGAGGGGGACGAGAAGAAGCGGCTGCACGCCAAGCCCGGCCGACGCGAGGTGCTCGCGTGCAAGGCGTGGCTGGAGGCGGAGGTGCGGCAGGTGAAGCCGCGCATGATCCTGTGCCTGGGGGCCACGGCGGCGCAGTCCTTCCTGGGGCCGGGCTTCCGCATCAACCTGAGCCGGGGGCAGGTGTTCGAGACGCCCTGGGCCCCGGCGTGGATGGCCACGTTCCACCCCTCGGCGCTCCTGCGCATGCCGGACGAGCGCGCGCGGGCCCAGGCGCGCCTGCACTTCGAGGAGGACGTGCGCCGGGCGGCCGAGACCCTGCGCGCTATGCGCTAA
- a CDS encoding putative DNA modification/repair radical SAM protein, producing the protein MDVRKKLEILADAAKYDASCSSSGGKRKAGKEGLGSVEGMGICHSYTPDGRCVSLLKILLTNFCIYDCQYCINRISSDTARARFTPAEVVQLTLDFYKRNYIEGLFLSSGVIKSPDFTMEQLVEVARTLREVHGFQGYIHLKAVPGASKELIDAAGRYADRLSANIELPTDGDLKKLAPEKSFTVTGETMKEISSRVAQSKAEREESPKAPKFAPAGQSTQMIVGATPTPDATILDTASRLYTRFKLKRVYYSAYSPIPIVDARLPAKSPPLVREHRLYQADWLLRFYGFRVDELAPPEHPDLSLEMDPKLAWALRRRESFPVDVNRAARELLLRVPGMGVRTVDRLIRIRRWHRITLADLARLRVPLTRVKPFIVTADHRPTLLLDSSRLVEKVKPAPTQLSLFTAAQEALTGEL; encoded by the coding sequence ATGGACGTACGCAAGAAGCTCGAGATCCTCGCCGATGCCGCCAAGTACGACGCCTCGTGTTCGAGCAGCGGCGGCAAACGCAAGGCCGGCAAGGAAGGGCTGGGCAGCGTGGAGGGCATGGGCATCTGCCACAGCTACACGCCGGATGGCCGGTGTGTGTCCTTGCTCAAAATCCTGCTCACCAACTTCTGCATCTACGATTGCCAGTACTGCATCAATCGCATCTCCAGTGACACGGCCCGGGCGCGCTTCACGCCAGCGGAGGTGGTGCAGCTCACGCTCGACTTCTACAAGCGCAACTACATCGAGGGCCTGTTCCTCAGCTCCGGCGTCATCAAGAGCCCGGACTTCACCATGGAGCAGCTCGTCGAGGTGGCGCGCACCCTGCGCGAGGTGCACGGCTTCCAGGGCTACATCCACCTCAAGGCGGTGCCGGGCGCGTCCAAGGAGCTCATCGACGCGGCGGGGCGGTACGCGGACCGCCTGAGCGCCAACATCGAGCTGCCCACGGATGGGGACCTCAAGAAGCTCGCGCCGGAGAAGAGCTTCACCGTCACGGGCGAGACGATGAAGGAGATTTCCTCGCGCGTGGCCCAGTCCAAGGCCGAGCGCGAGGAGAGCCCCAAGGCGCCCAAGTTCGCCCCCGCCGGCCAGAGCACGCAGATGATCGTCGGCGCCACGCCCACGCCGGACGCCACCATCCTCGACACGGCGAGCCGGCTCTACACGCGCTTCAAGCTCAAGCGCGTGTACTACTCGGCCTACAGCCCCATTCCCATCGTGGACGCGCGCCTGCCGGCGAAGTCCCCGCCGCTCGTGCGCGAGCACCGGCTGTACCAGGCGGACTGGCTGCTGCGCTTCTACGGCTTCCGCGTGGACGAGCTCGCCCCGCCCGAGCACCCCGACCTCTCGCTGGAGATGGACCCGAAGCTCGCCTGGGCCCTGCGCCGCCGCGAGTCCTTCCCGGTGGACGTGAACCGCGCGGCGCGCGAGCTGCTCCTGCGCGTGCCGGGCATGGGCGTGCGCACCGTGGACCGGCTCATCCGCATCCGGCGCTGGCACCGCATCACCCTCGCGGACCTGGCGCGCCTGCGAGTGCCCCTCACGCGCGTCAAGCCCTTCATCGTGACAGCGGACCACCGGCCCACGCTGCTGCTCGACTCCTCGCGGCTCGTGGAGAAGGTGAAGCCCGCGCCCACGCAGCTCTCGCTCTTCACCGCCGCCCAGGAAGCGCTCACGGGAGAGCTCTGA